Proteins from a single region of Kogia breviceps isolate mKogBre1 chromosome 5, mKogBre1 haplotype 1, whole genome shotgun sequence:
- the EIF4G1 gene encoding eukaryotic translation initiation factor 4 gamma 1 isoform X12 yields the protein MNQPPQIAPKRERKTIRIRDPNQGGKDITEEIMSGARTASTPTPPQTGGGLEPQANGETPQVAVVVRPDDRSQGAIIGERPGLPGPEHSPSESQPSSPSPTPSPPPVLEPGSEPNLTVLPIPGDTMTTGMIQTSVEESTPVPPETGEPYCLSPEPTPLAEPILEVEVTLSKPVPESEFSSSPLQVPTPLASHKVEILPEPNGTVLSENLEPELESSPELAPLPPPACPSESPMPIAPTAQPEELLNGAPSPPAVDLSPVSEPEEQAKEATASVAPPTVLSATPAVVSPAASPAQEEDMEEEEEEEEEGEAEGEKGGEEPLPLESTPVPAHLSQNLEVASATQVAVSVPKRRRKIKELNKKETVGDLLDAFKEVNPGVPEVENQPPVGNNPSPEPEGSSVPPRPEEADETWDSKEDKIQNAENIQPGEQKYEYKSDQWKPLNLEEKKRYDREFLLGFQFIFASMQKPEGLPHISDVVLDKANKTPLRPLDPARLQGINCGPDFTPSFANLGRPALSRGPPRGGPGGELPRGPAGLGPRRSQQGSRKEPRKIIATVSMTEDIKLNKAEKAWKPSSKRTAADKDRGEEDTDGSKTQDLFRRVRSILNKLTPQMFQQLMKQVTQLAIDTEERLKGVIDLIFEKAISEPNFSVAYANMCRCLMALKVPTTEKPAVTVNFRKLLLNRCQKEFEKDKDDDEVFEKKQKEMDEAATAEERGRLKEELEEARDIARRRSLGNIKFIGELFKLKMLTEAIMHDCVVKLLKNHDEESLECLCRLLTTIGKDLDFEKAKPRMDQYFNQMEKIIKEKKTSSRIRFMLQDVLDLRRSNWVPRRGDQGPKTIDQIHKEAEMEEHREHIKVQQLMAKGSDKRRGGPPGPPISRGLPLVDDGGWNTVPISKGSRPIDTSRLTKITKPGSIDSNNQLFAPGGRLSWGKGSSGGSGAKPSDAASEAARPATSTLNRFSALQQAVPTESTDNRRVVQRSSLSRERGEKAGDRGDRLERSERGGDRLDRARTPATKRSFSKEVEERSRERPSQPEGLRKAASLTEDRDRGRDAVKREAALPAVSPPKAALSEEELEKKSRAIIEEYLHLNDMKEAVQCVQELASPSLLFIFVRHGIESTLERSAIAREHMGRLLHQLLCAGHLSTAQYYQGLYEILELAEDMEIDIPHVWLYLAELVTPILHEGGMPMGELFREITKPLRPLGKAASLLLEILGLLCKSMGPKKVGTLWREAGLSWKEFLPEGQDVGAFVTAQKVEYTLGEESEALGQRLLSSEELNKQLEKLLKEGSSNQRVFDWIEANVNEEQVASNTLVRALMTTVCYSAIIFETPLRVDVAVLKARAKLLQKYLCDEQTELQALYALQALVVTLEQPPNLLRMFFDALYDEDVVKEDAFYSWESSKDPAEQQGKGVALKSVTAFFKWLREAEEEESDHN from the exons ATGAACCAGCCACCCCAGATTGCTCCCAAGAGGGAGCGGAAGACG ATCCGAATTCGAGACCCAAatcaaggagggaaggatatcACGGAGGAGATCATGTCTGGGGCCCGCACTGCCTccacacccacccctccccag ACGGGAGGTGGTCTGGAGCCTCAGGCTAATGGGGAGACACCCCAGGTTGCTGTTGTTGTCCGGCCAG ATGACCGGTCGCAGGGAGCAATCATTGGGGAGCGGCCAGGGCTGCCTGGCCCAGAGCACAGCCCTTCAGAATCCCAGCCTTCGTCACCTTCTCCGACCCCATCACCACCGCCAGTCTTGGAACCCGGGTCTGAGCCTAATCTCACAGTCCTCCCTATTCCTGGGGACACTATGACAACGGGGATGATACAGACGTCTGTAGAAGAATCAACCCCCGTGCCCCCTGAAACTGGGGAGCCATATTGCCTCTCTCCAGAACCCACTCCCCTCGCTGAACCCATACTGGAAGTAGAAGTGACACTTAGCAAACCAGTTCCAGAATCTGAGTTCTCTTCCAGTCCTCTCCAGGTTCCCACCCCCCTGGCATCTCACAAGGTGGAAATTCTTCCTGAGCCTAATGGCACGGTCCTATCTGAGAATTTGGAACCAGAGTTGGAGTCGAGCCCAGAGcttgcccctctccctcccccggcTTGTCCCTCTGAATCCCCCATGCCCATTGCTCCAACTGCCCAACCTGAGGAACTGCTCAACGGAGCCCCCTCGCCACCAGCTGTGGACTTAAGCCCAGTCAGTGAACCAGAGGAGCAGGCCAAGGAGGCTACAGCATCGGTGGCTCCCCCCACCGTCCTTTCTGCCACTCCAGCTGTGGTTTCTCCAGCTGCTTCCCCTGCTCAGGAGGAGGAcatggaggaagaggaagaagaggaagaggaaggagaagctgagggtgagaagggaggagaggaacCGCTCCCCCTAGAGAGCACCCCTGTCCCAGCCCACCTGTCCCAGAATTTGGAGGTGGCATCAGCCACCCAAG TGGCAGTATCTGTGCCAAAGAGGAGACGGAAAATTAAGGAGCTCAATAAGAAGGAGACTGTAGGAGACCTTCTAGATGCCTTCAAGGAG GTGAACCCAGGAGTACCAGAGGTAGAAAATCAGCCTCCTGTAGGCAACAATCCCAGCCCAGAGCCTGAGGGCAGCAGTGTGCCCCCGCGACCTGAGGAAGCAGACGAGACCTGGGACTCAAAGGAAGACAAGATTCAAAATGCTGAGAACATCCAGCCGGGGGAACAGAAGTATGAATATAAGTCAG ATCAGTGGAAGCCTCTAAACCTTGAGGAGAAAAAGCGTTATGACCGTGAGTTCCTGCTTGGCTTTCAGTTCATCTTTGCCAGTATGCAGAAGCCAGAGGGATTGCCCCATATCAGTGATGTGGTGTTGGATAAG GCCAATAAAACACCATTGCGGCCACTGGATCCCGCTAGACTTCAAGGCATAAATTGTGGCCCAGACTTCACCCCATCCTTTGCCAACCTTGGCCGACCAGCCCTTAGCCGCGGGCCCCCGAGGGGTGGGCCAGGTGGGGAGCTGCCCCGAGGGCCG GCTGGTCTGGGACCCCGGCGATCTCAGCAGGGCTCCCGAAAGGAACCACGCAAGATCATTGCCACGGTGTCAATGACTGAAGATATAAAGCTGAACAAAGCAGAGAAGGCCTGGAAACCCAGTAGCAAGCGGACAGCGGCTGATAAGGACCGAGGGGAGGAGGACACTGATGGCAGCAAAACCCAG gaCCTGTTCCGCAGGGTGCGCTCCATCCTGAATAAGCTGACACCCCAGATGTTCCAGCAGCTGATGAAGCAGGTGACGCAGCTAGCCATCGACACCGAGGAACGCCTCAAAGGGGTCATTGACCTCATCTTCGAGAAGGCCATTTCAGAACCCAACTTCTCCGTGGCCTATGCCAACATGTGCCGCTGCCTCATGGCG CTGAAAGTGCCCACTACAGAAAAGCCAGCAGTGACTGTGAACTTCCGAAAACTGTTGTTAAACCGATGTCAGAAGGAGtttgaaaaagacaaagatgacGATGAGGTTTTTGAGAAGAAGCAAAAAGAGATGGATGAAGCTGCTACG GCAGAGGAACGGGGACGCCTGAAGGAAGAGCTGGAAGAGGCTCGAGACATAGCCCGGCGGCGCTCTTTAGGGAATATCAAGTTTATCGGGGAGTTGTTCAAGCTGAAGATGTTAACAGAGGCAATCATGCACGACTGTGTGGTTAAACTACTTAAGAACCATGATGAAGAGTCCCTCGAATGCCTTTGCCGTCTGCTCACCACCATTGGCAAAGACCTGGACTTTGAAAAGGCCAAG CCCCGGATGGATCAATATTTCAACCAGATGGAAAAAATCATTAAGGAAAAGAAGACTTCATCCCGAATCCGCTTTATGCTGCAAGACGTGCTGGATCTGCGACGG AGCAATTGGGTGCCGCGTCGAGGGGACCAGGGTCCCAAGACGATTGACCAAATCCACAAGGAAGCTGAGATGGAGGAGCATCGGGAGCACATAAAAGTGCAGCAGTTAATGGCCAAGGGCAGCGACAAGCGTCGGGGTGGCCCTCCAGGCCCACCCATCA GTCGTGGACTTCCACTTGTGGATGATGGTGGCTGGAACACAGTGCCCATCAGCAAGGGCAGCCGCCCTATTGACACCTCACGACTCACTAAGATCACGAAG CCTGGCTCCATTGATTCTAACAACCAGCTGTTTGCACCTGGAGGGCGATTGAGCTGGGGCAAGGGTAGCAGTGGAGGCTCAGGAGCCAAGCCCTCCGATGCAG CATCAGAAGCTGCTCGTCCAGCTACTAGTACCTTGAATCGCTTCTCAGCCCTTCAACAAGCAGTACCTACAGAAAGCACAGATAACAGACGTGTGGTACAGAG GAGTAGCTTGAGCCGGGAACGAGGTGAGAAAGCTGGGGACCGGGGAGACCGCCTAGAGCGGAGTGAACGGGGAGGTGACCGGCTTGATCGTGCACGGACACCCGCCACCAAGCGGAGCTTCAGCAAGGAAGTGGAGGAACGGAGTAGAGAGCGGccctctcagcctgagggacTGCGCAAGGCAGCTAGCCTCACGGAGGATCGGGACCGCGGGCGGGATGCTG TGAAGCGAGAAGCCGCCCTGCCCGCTGTGAGTCCCCCGAAGGCTGCGCTCTCTGAAGAGGAGCTGGAGAAGAAATCCAGGGCCATTATTGAGGAGTACCTCCATCTCAATGACATGAAG GAGGCGGTTCAGTGCGTGCAGGAGCTGGCCTCGCCCTCGCTGCTCTTCATCTTTGTGCGGCACGGCATCGAGTCCACGCTGGAGCGCAGCGCCATTGCCCGTGAGCACATGGGACGACTGCTGCACCAGCTGCTCTGTGCCGGGCACCTCTCCACTGCTCAGTACTACCAAGG GCTATATGAAATCCTGGAATTGGCTGAAGACATGGAAATTGACATCCCTCATGTGTGGCTCTACCTAGCAGAACTGGTAACGCCCATTCTGCATGAAGGTGGGATGCCCATGGGGGAGCTGTTCAG GGAGATTACAAAACCTCTGAGACCCCTGGGCAAAGCTGCTTCCCTGTTGCTGGAGATCCTGGGACTCCTATGCAAAAGCATG GGTCCCAAGAAGGTGGGGACGCTGTGGCGAGAGGCTGGACTCAGCTGGAAGGAATTTTTACCTGAAGGCCAGGATGTCGGTGCCTTTGTCACTGCACAG AAGGTGGAGTATACCTTGGGAGAGGAGTCAGAAGCCCTTGGCCAGAGGTTGCTGTCCTCTGAGGAGCTGAACAAGCAGCTGGAGAAGCTGCTGAAGGAGGGCAGCAGTAACCAGCGGGTGTTTGACTGGATAGAG GCCAACGTGAATGAGGAGCAGGTAGCATCCAACACATTAGTTCGAGCTCTCATGACAACAGTCTGCTACTCTGCAATTATCT TTGAGACTCCTCTCCGAGTGGATGTTGCGGTGCTGAAAGCGCGAGCGAAACTGCTACAGAAGTACCTGTGTGATGAGCAGACGGAGCTGCAGGCGCTCTATGCCCTCCAGGCCCTTGTAGTGACCTTAGAACAGCCCCCCA ACCTGCTTCGGATGTTCTTTGATGCGCTGTACGATGAGGACGTGGTGAAGGAGGACGCCTTCTATAGTTGGGAGAGTAGCAAGGACCCCGCTGAACAGCAGGGCAAGGGTGTGGCCCTTAAATCTGTCACAGCTTTCTTCAAGTGGCTTCGtgaggcggaggaggaggagtcTGACCACAACTGA
- the EIF4G1 gene encoding eukaryotic translation initiation factor 4 gamma 1 isoform X11, whose translation MNQPPQIAPKRERKTIRIRDPNQGGKDITEEIMSGARTASTPTPPQTGGGLEPQANGETPQVAVVVRPDDRSQGAIIGERPGLPGPEHSPSESQPSSPSPTPSPPPVLEPGSEPNLTVLPIPGDTMTTGMIQTSVEESTPVPPETGEPYCLSPEPTPLAEPILEVEVTLSKPVPESEFSSSPLQVPTPLASHKVEILPEPNGTVLSENLEPELESSPELAPLPPPACPSESPMPIAPTAQPEELLNGAPSPPAVDLSPVSEPEEQAKEATASVAPPTVLSATPAVVSPAASPAQEEDMEEEEEEEEEGEAEGEKGGEEPLPLESTPVPAHLSQNLEVASATQVAVSVPKRRRKIKELNKKETVGDLLDAFKEVNPGVPEVENQPPVGNNPSPEPEGSSVPPRPEEADETWDSKEDKIQNAENIQPGEQKYEYKSDQWKPLNLEEKKRYDREFLLGFQFIFASMQKPEGLPHISDVVLDKANKTPLRPLDPARLQGINCGPDFTPSFANLGRPALSRGPPRGGPGGELPRGPQAGLGPRRSQQGSRKEPRKIIATVSMTEDIKLNKAEKAWKPSSKRTAADKDRGEEDTDGSKTQDLFRRVRSILNKLTPQMFQQLMKQVTQLAIDTEERLKGVIDLIFEKAISEPNFSVAYANMCRCLMALKVPTTEKPAVTVNFRKLLLNRCQKEFEKDKDDDEVFEKKQKEMDEAATAEERGRLKEELEEARDIARRRSLGNIKFIGELFKLKMLTEAIMHDCVVKLLKNHDEESLECLCRLLTTIGKDLDFEKAKPRMDQYFNQMEKIIKEKKTSSRIRFMLQDVLDLRRSNWVPRRGDQGPKTIDQIHKEAEMEEHREHIKVQQLMAKGSDKRRGGPPGPPISRGLPLVDDGGWNTVPISKGSRPIDTSRLTKITKPGSIDSNNQLFAPGGRLSWGKGSSGGSGAKPSDAASEAARPATSTLNRFSALQQAVPTESTDNRRVVQRSSLSRERGEKAGDRGDRLERSERGGDRLDRARTPATKRSFSKEVEERSRERPSQPEGLRKAASLTEDRDRGRDAVKREAALPAVSPPKAALSEEELEKKSRAIIEEYLHLNDMKEAVQCVQELASPSLLFIFVRHGIESTLERSAIAREHMGRLLHQLLCAGHLSTAQYYQGLYEILELAEDMEIDIPHVWLYLAELVTPILHEGGMPMGELFREITKPLRPLGKAASLLLEILGLLCKSMGPKKVGTLWREAGLSWKEFLPEGQDVGAFVTAQKVEYTLGEESEALGQRLLSSEELNKQLEKLLKEGSSNQRVFDWIEANVNEEQVASNTLVRALMTTVCYSAIIFETPLRVDVAVLKARAKLLQKYLCDEQTELQALYALQALVVTLEQPPNLLRMFFDALYDEDVVKEDAFYSWESSKDPAEQQGKGVALKSVTAFFKWLREAEEEESDHN comes from the exons ATGAACCAGCCACCCCAGATTGCTCCCAAGAGGGAGCGGAAGACG ATCCGAATTCGAGACCCAAatcaaggagggaaggatatcACGGAGGAGATCATGTCTGGGGCCCGCACTGCCTccacacccacccctccccag ACGGGAGGTGGTCTGGAGCCTCAGGCTAATGGGGAGACACCCCAGGTTGCTGTTGTTGTCCGGCCAG ATGACCGGTCGCAGGGAGCAATCATTGGGGAGCGGCCAGGGCTGCCTGGCCCAGAGCACAGCCCTTCAGAATCCCAGCCTTCGTCACCTTCTCCGACCCCATCACCACCGCCAGTCTTGGAACCCGGGTCTGAGCCTAATCTCACAGTCCTCCCTATTCCTGGGGACACTATGACAACGGGGATGATACAGACGTCTGTAGAAGAATCAACCCCCGTGCCCCCTGAAACTGGGGAGCCATATTGCCTCTCTCCAGAACCCACTCCCCTCGCTGAACCCATACTGGAAGTAGAAGTGACACTTAGCAAACCAGTTCCAGAATCTGAGTTCTCTTCCAGTCCTCTCCAGGTTCCCACCCCCCTGGCATCTCACAAGGTGGAAATTCTTCCTGAGCCTAATGGCACGGTCCTATCTGAGAATTTGGAACCAGAGTTGGAGTCGAGCCCAGAGcttgcccctctccctcccccggcTTGTCCCTCTGAATCCCCCATGCCCATTGCTCCAACTGCCCAACCTGAGGAACTGCTCAACGGAGCCCCCTCGCCACCAGCTGTGGACTTAAGCCCAGTCAGTGAACCAGAGGAGCAGGCCAAGGAGGCTACAGCATCGGTGGCTCCCCCCACCGTCCTTTCTGCCACTCCAGCTGTGGTTTCTCCAGCTGCTTCCCCTGCTCAGGAGGAGGAcatggaggaagaggaagaagaggaagaggaaggagaagctgagggtgagaagggaggagaggaacCGCTCCCCCTAGAGAGCACCCCTGTCCCAGCCCACCTGTCCCAGAATTTGGAGGTGGCATCAGCCACCCAAG TGGCAGTATCTGTGCCAAAGAGGAGACGGAAAATTAAGGAGCTCAATAAGAAGGAGACTGTAGGAGACCTTCTAGATGCCTTCAAGGAG GTGAACCCAGGAGTACCAGAGGTAGAAAATCAGCCTCCTGTAGGCAACAATCCCAGCCCAGAGCCTGAGGGCAGCAGTGTGCCCCCGCGACCTGAGGAAGCAGACGAGACCTGGGACTCAAAGGAAGACAAGATTCAAAATGCTGAGAACATCCAGCCGGGGGAACAGAAGTATGAATATAAGTCAG ATCAGTGGAAGCCTCTAAACCTTGAGGAGAAAAAGCGTTATGACCGTGAGTTCCTGCTTGGCTTTCAGTTCATCTTTGCCAGTATGCAGAAGCCAGAGGGATTGCCCCATATCAGTGATGTGGTGTTGGATAAG GCCAATAAAACACCATTGCGGCCACTGGATCCCGCTAGACTTCAAGGCATAAATTGTGGCCCAGACTTCACCCCATCCTTTGCCAACCTTGGCCGACCAGCCCTTAGCCGCGGGCCCCCGAGGGGTGGGCCAGGTGGGGAGCTGCCCCGAGGGCCG CAGGCTGGTCTGGGACCCCGGCGATCTCAGCAGGGCTCCCGAAAGGAACCACGCAAGATCATTGCCACGGTGTCAATGACTGAAGATATAAAGCTGAACAAAGCAGAGAAGGCCTGGAAACCCAGTAGCAAGCGGACAGCGGCTGATAAGGACCGAGGGGAGGAGGACACTGATGGCAGCAAAACCCAG gaCCTGTTCCGCAGGGTGCGCTCCATCCTGAATAAGCTGACACCCCAGATGTTCCAGCAGCTGATGAAGCAGGTGACGCAGCTAGCCATCGACACCGAGGAACGCCTCAAAGGGGTCATTGACCTCATCTTCGAGAAGGCCATTTCAGAACCCAACTTCTCCGTGGCCTATGCCAACATGTGCCGCTGCCTCATGGCG CTGAAAGTGCCCACTACAGAAAAGCCAGCAGTGACTGTGAACTTCCGAAAACTGTTGTTAAACCGATGTCAGAAGGAGtttgaaaaagacaaagatgacGATGAGGTTTTTGAGAAGAAGCAAAAAGAGATGGATGAAGCTGCTACG GCAGAGGAACGGGGACGCCTGAAGGAAGAGCTGGAAGAGGCTCGAGACATAGCCCGGCGGCGCTCTTTAGGGAATATCAAGTTTATCGGGGAGTTGTTCAAGCTGAAGATGTTAACAGAGGCAATCATGCACGACTGTGTGGTTAAACTACTTAAGAACCATGATGAAGAGTCCCTCGAATGCCTTTGCCGTCTGCTCACCACCATTGGCAAAGACCTGGACTTTGAAAAGGCCAAG CCCCGGATGGATCAATATTTCAACCAGATGGAAAAAATCATTAAGGAAAAGAAGACTTCATCCCGAATCCGCTTTATGCTGCAAGACGTGCTGGATCTGCGACGG AGCAATTGGGTGCCGCGTCGAGGGGACCAGGGTCCCAAGACGATTGACCAAATCCACAAGGAAGCTGAGATGGAGGAGCATCGGGAGCACATAAAAGTGCAGCAGTTAATGGCCAAGGGCAGCGACAAGCGTCGGGGTGGCCCTCCAGGCCCACCCATCA GTCGTGGACTTCCACTTGTGGATGATGGTGGCTGGAACACAGTGCCCATCAGCAAGGGCAGCCGCCCTATTGACACCTCACGACTCACTAAGATCACGAAG CCTGGCTCCATTGATTCTAACAACCAGCTGTTTGCACCTGGAGGGCGATTGAGCTGGGGCAAGGGTAGCAGTGGAGGCTCAGGAGCCAAGCCCTCCGATGCAG CATCAGAAGCTGCTCGTCCAGCTACTAGTACCTTGAATCGCTTCTCAGCCCTTCAACAAGCAGTACCTACAGAAAGCACAGATAACAGACGTGTGGTACAGAG GAGTAGCTTGAGCCGGGAACGAGGTGAGAAAGCTGGGGACCGGGGAGACCGCCTAGAGCGGAGTGAACGGGGAGGTGACCGGCTTGATCGTGCACGGACACCCGCCACCAAGCGGAGCTTCAGCAAGGAAGTGGAGGAACGGAGTAGAGAGCGGccctctcagcctgagggacTGCGCAAGGCAGCTAGCCTCACGGAGGATCGGGACCGCGGGCGGGATGCTG TGAAGCGAGAAGCCGCCCTGCCCGCTGTGAGTCCCCCGAAGGCTGCGCTCTCTGAAGAGGAGCTGGAGAAGAAATCCAGGGCCATTATTGAGGAGTACCTCCATCTCAATGACATGAAG GAGGCGGTTCAGTGCGTGCAGGAGCTGGCCTCGCCCTCGCTGCTCTTCATCTTTGTGCGGCACGGCATCGAGTCCACGCTGGAGCGCAGCGCCATTGCCCGTGAGCACATGGGACGACTGCTGCACCAGCTGCTCTGTGCCGGGCACCTCTCCACTGCTCAGTACTACCAAGG GCTATATGAAATCCTGGAATTGGCTGAAGACATGGAAATTGACATCCCTCATGTGTGGCTCTACCTAGCAGAACTGGTAACGCCCATTCTGCATGAAGGTGGGATGCCCATGGGGGAGCTGTTCAG GGAGATTACAAAACCTCTGAGACCCCTGGGCAAAGCTGCTTCCCTGTTGCTGGAGATCCTGGGACTCCTATGCAAAAGCATG GGTCCCAAGAAGGTGGGGACGCTGTGGCGAGAGGCTGGACTCAGCTGGAAGGAATTTTTACCTGAAGGCCAGGATGTCGGTGCCTTTGTCACTGCACAG AAGGTGGAGTATACCTTGGGAGAGGAGTCAGAAGCCCTTGGCCAGAGGTTGCTGTCCTCTGAGGAGCTGAACAAGCAGCTGGAGAAGCTGCTGAAGGAGGGCAGCAGTAACCAGCGGGTGTTTGACTGGATAGAG GCCAACGTGAATGAGGAGCAGGTAGCATCCAACACATTAGTTCGAGCTCTCATGACAACAGTCTGCTACTCTGCAATTATCT TTGAGACTCCTCTCCGAGTGGATGTTGCGGTGCTGAAAGCGCGAGCGAAACTGCTACAGAAGTACCTGTGTGATGAGCAGACGGAGCTGCAGGCGCTCTATGCCCTCCAGGCCCTTGTAGTGACCTTAGAACAGCCCCCCA ACCTGCTTCGGATGTTCTTTGATGCGCTGTACGATGAGGACGTGGTGAAGGAGGACGCCTTCTATAGTTGGGAGAGTAGCAAGGACCCCGCTGAACAGCAGGGCAAGGGTGTGGCCCTTAAATCTGTCACAGCTTTCTTCAAGTGGCTTCGtgaggcggaggaggaggagtcTGACCACAACTGA